One Purpureocillium takamizusanense chromosome 1, complete sequence genomic window carries:
- a CDS encoding uncharacterized protein (COG:S~EggNog:ENOG503Q4UQ), whose amino-acid sequence MSDSEDPLDVVDEGGDDLFGDEGDEETSSPRERVREDDEPTPDAGGDDDDDAQRGRYDDSEPRETRNRVVIEEQTYRHRTPKPSDGMLRVLKVPKFIKFMPEVYAPDTFEPTEFDIANAKSDQPRNVARVRRDPTTGDLKSNTNVYRWSDGSVTMSVGGEHYEISKKSLSTAPGQPYNELQDAHYYAAAAELGSNMLMTVGHLMEQYTVKPSKAIGDEALSLFAEKMALANKGTKGEDMIIRTTKDPELQKKTAELAEKERLKAQRRRDNAAAKMDAPGRSGRGGLSIGDLEGRAGTGRKRGAAGAAKPKRRRPEYDSDDDLPQGVGRHEDYDMDDGFLVGSDEEEEVETGADDDDEEILEEKEKEDDRDRRRNKRQRTAEPTEDEDAEGDEIEPAAEASSRARRRNIVDEDEDEDENE is encoded by the exons ATGTCTGACTCTGAGGAccccctcgacgtcgtcgacgagggtgGTGACGACCTCTTcggagacgagggcgacgaggagacaTCATCGCCTCGGGAGCGCGTTCGAGAAGATGATGAACCCACCCCGGACGCTGgtggagatgatgatgatgacgctcAGCGCGGTCGCTACGACGATTCTGAGCCTCGAGAGACGCGGAACAGGGTCGTGATTGAGGAGCAAACGTACCGCCACCGGACCCCGAAGCCCTCGGACGGTATG CTGCGAGTGTTGAAGGTGCCCAAGTTCATCAAATTCATGCCTGAAGTCTACGCGCCCGACACCTTCGAGCCCACCGAGTTCGACATCGCAAACGCCAAGTCCGACCAACCCCGGAACGTCGCCCGAGTCCGGCGAGATCCCACCACGGGCGATCTCAAGAGCAACACCAACGTCTATCGGTGGAGCGACGGCTCCGTCACCATGTCCGTGGGAGGCGAACACTACGAAATATCCAAAAAGTCCCTGTCAACCGCCCCGGGCCAGCCGTACAACGAATTGCAGGACGCTCATTactacgccgccgccgccgagcttggTAGCAACATGCTCATGACGGTCGGTCACCTCATGGAGCAGTACACGGTCAAGCCGAGCAAGGCGATTGGAGATGAGGCCCTGAGCCTCTTCGCCGAGAAAATGGCACTGGCGAACAAGGGCACCAAAGGCGAGGACATGATCATCCGCACCACCAAGGACCCCGAGCTGCAAAAGAAGACTGCCGAGCTCGCTGAAAAGGAAAGACTCAAggctcagcggcggcgtgacaacgcggcggccaagatggACGCTCCGGGACGCTCCGGCCGCGGTGGCCTGTCCATCGGCGACCTGGAGGGTCGCGCCGGCACAGGGCGGAAGAGGggtgccgcgggcgccgccaagcccaagcgccgtcggcccgagtacgactcggacgacgacttgcCGCAAGGGGTCGGCCGACATGAGGACTACGACATGGATGATGGGTTCCTTgtgggcagcgacgaggaagaagaggtgGAGACCGGagccgatgatgacgacgaggaaatcctcgaggagaaggagaaggaggacgaCCGCGACCGTCGCCGGAACAAGAGACAACGAACAGCAGAGCCGactgaagacgaggacgccgagggcgatgagatcgagcccgccgccgaggcctcCAGCCGCGCTAGAAGACGG